acccctctctccactcgtactgtttgtacctgtaaagactcgcattccaactattatcttgcaatggtgtctctgtctatagatgccgtgtttgtgaactcacctcttgactcacctggtggaggagcagtgctccgaaagctcgtgattccaaataaacctgttggactttagcctggtgttgtgagacttcttactgtgcccaccccagtccaatgccagcatctccacatcatgtttccaCAAAGACACTAAGTGGCTTAAAATGACGAACAACGGTTTTTAAGCTGAAGTGTATGTGCGAACTACCCTTCTGAAGTACTGGGTATTAATGAAGAAATATTTTGACACCACGGCATTATTTAAGTAAACTCTgtttaataaaaaatattttttgggGGCAAAACTTCCATCCCCACCCCAACAGTAATGTTACTGGTGGTCAAAAATATAAATTACAGAAAGTCTTGGATTGTACCCGTTGCATTTGGGTGCTTCACAGTGCAATTTATTAGAGAAGAACTTAACACTCCAATGAACATATCGTAGGTAAAGAAGAATCTTGTTAAATTTAATTCACTTTAACATAGATGTGAACGTAAGAAGTCTTGAATCTTTTGCCAAGAATCTTGTTGAGCTTGGCAGTGTTTCAGTGCCTCTCCTCCCAACAGCACCGGACGTCCAAACAACCGGTCAACCTTGGCATAAAGAAACGGAGAACATGGAGGCTCAATGCAATGCCCAGCTCCTGGGTAACTGAGGAGTTCATAGTTGTCTTTGCCGTGTTTTTGCAGTCTTTTTATTGCTTCCTCAGCAAAGTACTTGCTGTTCCAGATCTTGTCATCCTCTCCTACCACAAACAAGATGTGGCCCTCAGCTTTTTCCAATGGGATGATGCTGTCTTTGTATGTGTTGGGGTTGTCAAGTGTATTGGACATGTCTAGAATTCCTGAGTCCAAGACAATCATGTGATTTAAATtgtaacccaagccggggataTGCATATTTTTATAATGCAGGTCACATACAGTGTTTGCATTACAGCCAGAGATACAGACGGATGCCACCACCTGTGGTAAAAATGTGATCATTGATAGAGCCAAGTCTGCACCTTTTGAAGATCCAATTACTCCAACACCTGGTCCCTTCACCTACAAAAATTCAAAATCCATTACAGCAACATACATAACTCCTATAACTTCAATAAGCATGTATCACTGATTGAAAAAACCCTATTTATTTATTGCAGAGGAATTATTTTTTCTATAAATTATATGGCAAATTTTAGTTTCATTTCAATTTTCTCCCAACATTTGAAAGCATCAAAAGTAATCTTCAAAAATGTTTCACTTGTCCCCGAATCATGGAAAGAAACATTCATCGTCCCTTCTTTGTGTCACCATTAGTAATGTAACATAATTTTTGTTACTTAGAATATTTTACGGATATTTGTCAGGATGATGGCCGCACACTGTAACATCATTATATTGTGGCGACAAGGTTTTCCAGTGAGTTTTTGCACTGTGCCATGGACTTGTGAAACCCAGATATGAATACCAACGCAATtacatactgagagagagagcaggtgaTAAGAAGCAGCAATGAGTGGGAGggagctgcaacatcagacaaaAAGAAAAGTGAGAcattgaccaaagatgtgcaggttaggttgattggctatgctaaattgacccgagtgtcagagggttagcaggatacatatgtgggtttatgggaataaggcttgggtgggattgtgcttggtacagactcgatgggccgaatggccttcttctgcactgttgggtttctctgattctaccCGTACAACATTTGATTGTGGATAAACCACGGCAGCATTCTTTTTTCAACATAGTTCTAGTAATTGTTCTGTAAGTTGTTGTTCCACATATGAGGTGCTACTAATGTCTAATGACCACTATAGTCCTTATTTTTGCTTTATCTGTTTGTTCTATTTCTAATTGATTGACTTGTTTAACAGTTAAAGCCTAAAATAAGATTGAAAGTAGTGCTATTTTGGTATTTGAAAGTAAAGTGGATCCTGTGAGGGTAAAAGATCGAATCAGTTTCTGAAGCA
The window above is part of the Mustelus asterias unplaced genomic scaffold, sMusAst1.hap1.1 HAP1_SCAFFOLD_2879, whole genome shotgun sequence genome. Proteins encoded here:
- the LOC144490106 gene encoding acyl-coenzyme A thioesterase 5-like; translation: MTGFNLEYFEEAVNYLQKHPKVKGPGVGVIGSSKGADLALSMITFLPQVVASVCISGCNANTVCDLHYKNMHIPGLGYNLNHMIVLDSGILDMSNTLDNPNTYKDSIIPLEKAEGHILFVVGEDDKIWNSKYFAEEAIKRLQKHGKDNYELLSYPGAGHCIEPPCSPFLYAKVDRLFGRPVLLGGEALKHCQAQQDSWQKIQDFLRSHLC